In Juglans regia cultivar Chandler chromosome 5, Walnut 2.0, whole genome shotgun sequence, the following are encoded in one genomic region:
- the LOC108997810 gene encoding senescence-specific cysteine protease SAG39-like — translation MGLTNQWQIICLALILTLGALASQAAARTLQDIAMHEKHEQWMARYGRIYEDTYEKEKRFKIFKENAAYIESFNGAANKPYKLGINQFADLTNEEFVATRNRFMGHECSTQASSFKYENVTVLPSVMDWRKKGAVTPIKDQGQCGCCWAFSAVAAMEGITKLSTGKLISLSEQELVDCDIKGIDQGCGGGLMDNAFQFIEHNQGLTTEANYPFKGVDGTCNTKEESNHAAKINGYEDVPANSEKALLKAVANQPVSVAIDAEGSDFQFYSSGIFTGECGTSLDHGVTAVGYGITNDGTKYWLVKNSWGTEWGEQGYIRMQRDIDAKEGLCGIAMQASYPTA, via the exons ATGGGGCTCACTAACCAGTGGCAAATCATTTGTTTGGCTTTGATCCTCACTCTGGGAGCTTTGGCTTCTCAAGCTGCCGCTCGCACCCTCCAGGATATAGCAATGCATGAGAAGCATGAGCAGTGGATGGCTCGTTATGGGCGTATATATGAGGACACTTACGAGAAAGAGAAgcgtttcaaaatattcaaagaaaaTGCGGCATACATAGAATCATTTAACGGTGCAGCAAACAAGCCATACAAGTTAGGAATCAACCAATTTGCAGATCTTACAAATGAAGAGTTCGTAGCCACGCGAAATAGATTCATGGGGCATGAATGCTCGACACAAGCTTCttctttcaaatatgaaaatgtaACTGTGTTGCCTTCTGTAATGGACTGGAGAAAGAAAGGAGCAGTAACACCCATCAAAGACCAAGGCCAATGTG GATGTTGCTGGGCATTTTCAGCAGTGGCAGCCATGGAAGGAATTACCAAGCTATCAACTGGTAAATTAATCTCTTTGTCTGAGCAAGAGTTGGTAGACTGTGACATTAAAGGAATTGACCAAGGGTGTGGTGGCGGTTTGATGGATAATGCATTCCAATTCATCGAACATAATCAAGGCCTAACTACAGAAGCCAACTATCCTTTCAAGGGTGTTGATGGAACCTGCAACACAAAGGAAGAATCCAACCATGCAGCCAAGATAAATGGCTATGAAGATGTGCCAGCAAATAGCGAAAAAGCACTTCTTAAAGCTGTAGCTAATCAACCAGTTTCTGTTGCCATAGATGCTGAAGGTTCTGATTTCCAATTCTATTCAAGTGGTATTTTTACAGGAGAGTGTGGCACTAGCCTAGACCATGGTGTTACCGCTGTTGGTTACGGGATCACCAATGACGGGACCAAGTATTGGCTAGTGAAGAACTCATGGGGTACAGAATGGGGTGAACAAGGGTACATAAGGATGCAAAGAGATATTGATGCAAAGGAAGGCCTATGTGGTATAGCAATGCAAGCCTCTTATCCAACCGCATAA